In Hoeflea ulvae, one genomic interval encodes:
- a CDS encoding sn-glycerol-3-phosphate import ATP-binding protein UgpC yields the protein MAEIKLEAIKKSYGRTEVIHGIDAEIHDGEFIVIVGPSGCGKSTLLRMVAGLETITSGEIHIGDRVVNDLEPRERDIAMVFQNYALYPHMSVFDNMAYGLKIANVPKAEILARVNEAARMLELEPYLDRKPRALSGGQRQRVAMGRAIVRKPAVFLFDEPLSNLDAKLRVQMRLEIKALQRKLGVTAMYVTHDQVEAMTLADRMIVMNAGVAEQVGAPLDVYANPATLFVAGFIGSPPMNVISHDIRPGAAPLDPGAVIGIRPEHIDLVAPGAGLIDFDVAFCEPLGAETLVHGVTAAGDKLVVRIDGETNLPADGTRIGLAIDPARILAFDATGRRTER from the coding sequence ATGGCTGAAATCAAACTTGAAGCGATCAAGAAAAGCTACGGACGCACCGAGGTCATTCACGGCATCGACGCCGAGATCCATGATGGCGAATTCATCGTCATCGTCGGCCCTTCGGGCTGCGGCAAGTCCACGCTGCTGCGCATGGTTGCCGGACTTGAAACCATCACCTCGGGCGAGATCCATATCGGCGACCGCGTCGTCAACGATCTGGAACCGCGCGAGCGCGACATCGCCATGGTGTTCCAGAACTATGCGCTCTATCCGCATATGAGCGTCTTCGACAACATGGCCTATGGCCTCAAGATCGCCAATGTGCCGAAAGCCGAGATACTTGCGCGGGTCAATGAGGCCGCACGCATGCTCGAACTCGAGCCCTATCTCGATCGCAAGCCCAGGGCACTCTCCGGCGGCCAGCGCCAGCGCGTCGCCATGGGCCGCGCCATTGTCCGCAAGCCTGCCGTCTTCCTGTTTGACGAACCGCTTTCCAATCTCGACGCCAAGCTGCGCGTGCAGATGCGTCTGGAGATCAAGGCGTTGCAACGCAAACTTGGCGTGACAGCAATGTATGTCACCCACGACCAGGTCGAGGCGATGACCTTGGCCGACCGCATGATCGTCATGAATGCCGGTGTTGCCGAACAGGTTGGCGCGCCGCTGGACGTCTATGCCAATCCGGCCACTTTGTTTGTCGCCGGCTTCATTGGCTCACCGCCGATGAATGTGATCAGCCATGACATCCGGCCAGGCGCCGCCCCGCTTGATCCCGGCGCGGTCATCGGCATAAGGCCCGAACATATCGATCTGGTTGCCCCCGGCGCCGGCCTGATCGATTTCGATGTCGCCTTCTGCGAGCCGCTGGGTGCGGAAACGCTGGTGCACGGCGTCACCGCCGCGGGCGACAAGCTGGTGGTCCGCATTGACGGCGAGACGAATCTCCCCGCCGATGGCACCCGCATCGGTCTGGCAATCGATCCGGCGCGCATTCTCGCCTTTGACGCAACCGGCCGCCGCACCGAACGCTGA
- the ugpE gene encoding sn-glycerol-3-phosphate ABC transporter permease UgpE, whose amino-acid sequence MVEKRGIGTWLTHAGLIIGIAVICFPIWIAFVASTVTQEDLIRPPMPLLPGPHFFDNYLEALLTGGVAPVWQMLLNSLVMALGITIGKIIISLLSAYAIVYFKFRFRMLFFWLIFMTLMLPVEVRIVPTYEVVASLGLLNSYTGLILPLIASATATFLFRQLFMTIPDELTEAARVDGAGPIRFFFDILLPMSRTNIAALFVILFIYGWNQYLWPLLITTDPSMNTVIMGIKQMLPTGDQTVEWPVIMATAMLAMLPPVLVVIGMQKLFVKGLVESEK is encoded by the coding sequence ATGGTCGAAAAACGCGGGATCGGAACCTGGCTCACCCATGCCGGGCTGATCATCGGCATTGCGGTGATCTGCTTTCCGATCTGGATCGCCTTCGTTGCCTCCACCGTCACCCAGGAAGATCTGATCCGGCCGCCGATGCCGCTGCTGCCCGGGCCGCATTTCTTCGACAACTATCTCGAGGCGCTGCTGACCGGTGGCGTAGCACCCGTGTGGCAGATGCTGCTCAACTCGCTGGTCATGGCGCTCGGCATCACCATCGGCAAGATCATCATCTCGCTGCTGTCGGCCTATGCCATCGTCTATTTCAAGTTCCGCTTCCGGATGCTGTTCTTCTGGCTGATCTTCATGACGCTGATGCTCCCGGTCGAGGTCCGCATCGTGCCGACCTATGAGGTGGTCGCCAGCCTCGGTCTGCTCAACTCCTACACCGGCCTGATCCTGCCCCTGATCGCTTCGGCGACCGCGACCTTCCTGTTCCGGCAATTGTTCATGACCATTCCCGACGAGCTGACCGAGGCCGCCCGCGTCGACGGCGCCGGCCCGATCCGCTTTTTCTTCGATATCCTGCTGCCGATGTCGCGCACCAATATCGCAGCCCTCTTCGTCATCCTGTTCATCTATGGCTGGAACCAGTATCTCTGGCCATTGCTGATCACCACCGATCCCTCGATGAACACCGTGATCATGGGCATCAAGCAGATGCTGCCGACCGGCGACCAGACCGTCGAATGGCCGGTGATCATGGCAACCGCCATGCTGGCCATGCTGCCGCCGGTTCTGGTGGTCATCGGCATGCAGAAACTCTTCGTCAAGGGCTTGGTCGAAAGCGAGAAATGA
- the ugpA gene encoding sn-glycerol-3-phosphate ABC transporter permease UgpA, whose product MEKRVVFNNRWLPYLLVAPQLLVTFVFFFWPAGQAIYQSAFIPDPFGLKTQFVGLGNFEYLFGNRYYRESFLTTAVFSVLVTVSSMSFALWLAVLADRVIKGSSAYRTLLIWPYAVAPAIAGVLWLFMFNPFTGIIAWMLAQLGYTWNHTLDGGQAMALVVAASAWKQISYNFLFFLAGLQAIPKSVIEAAAIDGASFARRFWTIIFPLLSPTTFFLLVVNVIYAFFDTFGVIHTITQGGPQQSTTILVYKVFADGFVGQDLGSSAAQSVVLLVLVGILTVVQFRFIERRVHY is encoded by the coding sequence ATGGAAAAACGCGTCGTCTTTAACAACCGCTGGCTGCCCTATCTGCTGGTCGCGCCGCAGTTGCTTGTCACCTTCGTGTTCTTCTTCTGGCCGGCAGGCCAGGCGATCTACCAGTCCGCCTTCATCCCCGATCCCTTCGGGCTCAAGACCCAGTTCGTCGGACTTGGCAATTTCGAATATCTCTTCGGCAACCGCTATTATCGCGAATCCTTCCTCACCACCGCGGTCTTCTCCGTGCTGGTGACCGTGTCCTCAATGTCGTTTGCCCTGTGGCTGGCGGTGCTGGCCGATCGCGTCATCAAGGGCTCGAGCGCTTACCGGACCCTGCTGATCTGGCCCTATGCGGTCGCGCCGGCCATTGCCGGGGTGCTGTGGCTGTTCATGTTCAATCCCTTCACCGGCATCATCGCCTGGATGCTGGCCCAGCTCGGCTACACCTGGAACCACACGCTCGATGGCGGCCAGGCCATGGCGCTGGTGGTGGCGGCCTCGGCCTGGAAGCAGATCAGCTACAATTTCCTGTTCTTTCTCGCCGGCCTGCAGGCGATCCCGAAAAGTGTCATCGAGGCCGCGGCGATCGACGGCGCCAGCTTTGCCCGCCGGTTCTGGACCATCATCTTTCCGCTGCTGTCACCGACGACATTCTTCCTGCTGGTGGTCAATGTCATCTACGCCTTCTTCGACACGTTCGGCGTGATCCACACCATCACGCAAGGCGGACCTCAGCAATCCACCACTATCCTTGTCTACAAGGTCTTTGCTGACGGCTTTGTCGGACAGGATCTCGGATCTTCGGCGGCGCAATCGGTGGTTCTGCTGGTGCTGGTCGGCATCCTCACGGTGGTCCAGTTCCGCTTCATTGAAAGACGGGTGCACTACTGA